In Papaver somniferum cultivar HN1 chromosome 1, ASM357369v1, whole genome shotgun sequence, a genomic segment contains:
- the LOC113301631 gene encoding kinesin-like protein KIN-14F isoform X2 yields the protein MMDQGASESYLLPKQPTEEEFSLALRNGLILCNVLNKVNPGAISKVVENPILTVQSADGAAQSAIQYFENMRNFLVAVGNMKLLTFEASDLEKGGSSAKVVDCILCLKGYHEWKEAGGIGVWRYGGTVKITSLQKESSSSLSLICSSESTDESIDDSVSSNEYDQQILEFLHLSSDILLEESKAADALTFLFDRFGLELLRTYLTDRNGFDQTPLNTMLIDAVLRKVVHDFRRLLTLHGNQLGLVLKQSLKGDLDSVSKAEFIEAISKYLKQRISEDSNDFSKLCICGGQSGEIQVTSSHNANYLERLDQQQKLLEELKSAFQVSNADAKQVISNWEGEVKRLEHHIQGLEVTSSSYHKVLGENRLLYNQVQDLKGSIRVYCRVRPFLPGQVSGQSTVDYIGENGNIMIMNPHKQGKDARKIFSFNKVFGTNVTQEEVFADTQPLIRSVLDGFNVCIFAYGQTGSGKTYTMSGPDISTEGTWGVNYRALRDLFELSKSRINFVSYEVSVQMIEIYNEQVRDLLITDGSNKRLDIRNNSQLNGLNIPDASLIPVTSTRDVLDLMRIGQRNRAVGATALNERSSRSHSVLTVHVQGKELISGSTLRGCLHLVDLAGSERVDKSEAVGDRLKEAQHINRSLSALGDVIYSLAQKSTHIPYRNSKLTQVLQDSLGGQAKTLMFVHINPEVSSIGETISTLKFAERVASIELGAARSNKETGEIRELKEELSNLKLALERKEAEVEQLKSGNVRAGLESQRLRTVSPLSLPRHGIKSSLKPESVQQPIDGVRPSEVRSCSTGKERRSRFPSGTTNKDPIPMTQFLPEEGVTRSGKARLASSPLRRSMSTDRAAFIRNRPEPDTLDNKQTTAQVQIPRRAAVNKSCASITLVLPKENHNNVSDAYNLHSRKFHHEHEDEQFKQVLNVRAGGIRKSKPESKTRAKHQNSTGIQRTDIADSLLSEIETERKPEVARKTDSSEMVNEHGYIRSFAPVSKAVKKLRQNFARSSQNLEPRSIVQGFQAMEPILTTGKSENKLNQNGIIPNGKESSAISSAPNNRRGRSSPHSKFVTLP from the exons ATGATGGACCAAGGTGCTTCAGAATCCTATTTACTCCCCAAACAACCCACAGAAGAGGAATTCTCTCTCGCCCTTCGCAATGGCCTTATCCTCTGCAATGTTCTCAACAAGGTCAACCCTGGTGCCATCTCAAAG GTGGTGGAGAATCCCATCTTAACAGTTCAGTCGGCTGATGGGGCAGCTCAATCTGCTATTCAGTACTTCGAAAACATGAGAaatttccttgttgctgttgGCAATATGAAACTACTGACTTTTGAAGCGTCTGATTTGGAGAAG GGAGGTTCATCAGCTAAGGTTGTTGATTGTATACTATGTTTGAAAGGATATCATGAGTGGAAAGAAGCTGGTGGAATTGGAGTATGGAGATATGGTGGGACTGTAAAGATAACCTCCTTACAAAAGGAGTCATCTTCTTCCTTGTCTTTGATCTGCTCCAGTGAAAGTACAGATGAGTCCATTGATGATTCTGTTTCCTCAAATGAATATGACCAACAAATACTAGAATTTCTTCATCTCTccagtgatattttacttgaagaATCTAAAGCAGCTGATGCACTGACTTTCCTCTTTGATCGTTTTGGCCTTGAGCTCCTTCGAACATATCTTACTGATCGTAATGGATTTGACCAAACACCTTTAAATACAATG CTCATTGATGCTGTTCTTAGGAAGGTGGTTCACGATTTTAGGAGGTTACTAACTTTGCATGGTAATCAG CTTGGATTGGTTCTGAAGCAGAGTCTGAAAGGTGATTTGGATTCTGTTTCAAAGGCAGAATTCATCGAGGCCATTTCGAAGTATCTCAAGCAAAGAATTTCTGAGGATTCAAATGATTTTTCAAAACTCTGCATTTGTGGTGGACAATCTGGAGAAATCCAGGTTACGAGTAGTCACAATGCTAATTATTTGGAAAGACTCGATCAACAACAAAAACTACTTGAG GAGCTAAAATCTGCATTTCAAGTGTCTAATGCTGACGCTAAGCAGGTTATATCAAACTGGGAAGGTGAAGTTAAAAGGCTAG AACATCATATACAAGGTCTTGAAGTTACTTCATCATCTTACCACAAAGTTCTCGGGGAAAATCGTCTCTTATATAATCAAGTACAAGATCTCAAAG GGAGTATCAGAGTATACTGCAGAGTGAGACCATTTTTGCCAGGGCAAGTAAGTGGACAGTCAACGGTAGATTATATTGGAGAAAATGGAAATATCATGATCATGAATCCTCATAAGCAAGGAAAAGATGCTAGGAAGATATTTTCATTCAACAAAGTGTTCGGGACAAATGTAACCCAAG AGGAAGTGTTTGCTGACACCCAGCCACTAATTAGATCAGTTTTAGACGGTTTTAATGTTTGCATATTTGCTTATGGGCAAACAGGCTCCGGAAAAACGTACACAATG AGCGGGCCAGATATAAGCACAGAGGGAACATGGGGTGTAAATTATAGAGCTCTGAGAGACTTGTTTGAATTATCAAAGTCTAGGATAAACTTCGTCTCATATGAAGTTAGCGTACAAATGATCGAAATATACAACGAGCAAGTGAGAGATCTCCTGATAACTGATGGCTCTAACAAAAG GTTAGATATTCGGAATAATTCTCAATTGAATGGCCTCAATATACCTGATGCAAGTTTGATTCCAGTGACTTCTACTCGGGACGTCCTGGATTTGATGAGAATAGGTCAACGAAATCGTGCAGTGGGTGCTACAGCACTAAATGAACGTAGTAGTCGTTCCCACAG TGTATTAACAGTTCATGTTCAAGGGAAGGAACTAATCTCTGGATCCACTCTCCGAGGTTGCCTTCATCTAGTAGATTTAGCTGGAAGTGAGCGCGTAGACAAATCTGAGGCTGTTGGAGACAGATTAAAAGAAGCCCAGCACATTAATAGATCACTATCTGCGCTTGGGGATGTTATATACTCCCTTGCACAAAAAAGTACACATATTCCTTATAGAAATAGCAAGCTAACTCAAGTACTGCAAGACTCTTTAGGAGGACAGGCAAAAACTTTGATGTTTGTTCATATAAATCCCGAAGTTAGCTCTATTGGAGAAACAATTAGCACACTGAAATTTGCTGAAAGAGTAGCTTCTATAGAGCTTGGAGCAGCTCGTTCCAATAAAGAAACTGGCGAAATACGAGAACTGAAGGAAGAG CTCTCAAACCTCAAATTGGCGTTGGAAAGAAAAGAGGCAGAGGTGGAGCAATTAAAAAGTGGTAATGTTCGGGCAGGATTGGAGTCCCAAAGATTGAGAACAGTCTCACCTCTAAGTTTGCCTAGACATGGTATTAAATCTAGCTTAAAACCTGAAAGTGTTCAACAACCTATTGATGGGGTAAGACCCAGTGAG GTAAGAAGTTGCTCTACGGGGAAAGAAAGGAGGAGTCGCTTTCCCTCAGGAACCACAAACAAGGATCCTATTCCTATGACGCAGTTCCTTCCAGAAGAAGGTGTTACAAGGTCCGGGAAGGCAAGGCTGGCATCCTCACCTTTGAGGAGATCAATGTCCACTGACCGAGCTGCCTTCATTAGAAACAGGCCCGAACCAGACACACTCGACAACAAACAAACCACAGCACAAGTGCAGATCCCAAGGAGAGCAGCTGTTAATAAATCTTGTGCTTCTATAACTTTGGTCCTACCAAAAGAGAACCATAATAACGTGTCCGATGCTTACAACCTCCACTCAAGAAAATTTCACCATGAGCACGAGGATGAGCAGTTTAAGCAAGTTCTGAATGTTAGAGCAGGTGGCATCAGGAAAAGCAAACCTGAGAGTAAGACTCGGGCTAAACATCAAAACTCAACTGGAATTCAGAGGACCGATATCGCAGATTCATTACTTTCTGAAATAGAAACAGAAAGGAAACCAGAAGTGGCACGCAAAACTGATTCATCAGAAATGGTAAATGAACATGGGTACATTCGATCCTTCGCACCTGTTAGTAAAGCCGTTAAAAAGCTCCGCCAAAACTTTGCAAGGAGTTCTCAAAATCTTGAACCCAG GAGTATAGTGCAAGGCTTTCAGGCAATGGAGCCAATTCTGACAACAGGGAAGAGCGAGAACAAGCTTAATCAGAACGGTATAATTCCCAATGGAAAAGAAAGCAGTGCCATTTCTTCGGCGCCTAACAACAGAAGAGGCCGGTCTTCACCTCACAGCAAATTTGTAACATTACCTTGA
- the LOC113301631 gene encoding kinesin-like protein KIN-14F isoform X1, translating to MPSQETKNTLDSSLSLSKSLMGAPLGTVAHKSHNDSNIKGLNSSSSSSSSSQYHCSSFGDQDIIDDYELAQRKAAEAAWRRYQAVEWLQKMMDQGASESYLLPKQPTEEEFSLALRNGLILCNVLNKVNPGAISKVVENPILTVQSADGAAQSAIQYFENMRNFLVAVGNMKLLTFEASDLEKGGSSAKVVDCILCLKGYHEWKEAGGIGVWRYGGTVKITSLQKESSSSLSLICSSESTDESIDDSVSSNEYDQQILEFLHLSSDILLEESKAADALTFLFDRFGLELLRTYLTDRNGFDQTPLNTMLIDAVLRKVVHDFRRLLTLHGNQLGLVLKQSLKGDLDSVSKAEFIEAISKYLKQRISEDSNDFSKLCICGGQSGEIQVTSSHNANYLERLDQQQKLLEELKSAFQVSNADAKQVISNWEGEVKRLEHHIQGLEVTSSSYHKVLGENRLLYNQVQDLKGSIRVYCRVRPFLPGQVSGQSTVDYIGENGNIMIMNPHKQGKDARKIFSFNKVFGTNVTQEEVFADTQPLIRSVLDGFNVCIFAYGQTGSGKTYTMSGPDISTEGTWGVNYRALRDLFELSKSRINFVSYEVSVQMIEIYNEQVRDLLITDGSNKRLDIRNNSQLNGLNIPDASLIPVTSTRDVLDLMRIGQRNRAVGATALNERSSRSHSVLTVHVQGKELISGSTLRGCLHLVDLAGSERVDKSEAVGDRLKEAQHINRSLSALGDVIYSLAQKSTHIPYRNSKLTQVLQDSLGGQAKTLMFVHINPEVSSIGETISTLKFAERVASIELGAARSNKETGEIRELKEELSNLKLALERKEAEVEQLKSGNVRAGLESQRLRTVSPLSLPRHGIKSSLKPESVQQPIDGVRPSEVRSCSTGKERRSRFPSGTTNKDPIPMTQFLPEEGVTRSGKARLASSPLRRSMSTDRAAFIRNRPEPDTLDNKQTTAQVQIPRRAAVNKSCASITLVLPKENHNNVSDAYNLHSRKFHHEHEDEQFKQVLNVRAGGIRKSKPESKTRAKHQNSTGIQRTDIADSLLSEIETERKPEVARKTDSSEMVNEHGYIRSFAPVSKAVKKLRQNFARSSQNLEPRSIVQGFQAMEPILTTGKSENKLNQNGIIPNGKESSAISSAPNNRRGRSSPHSKFVTLP from the exons ATGCCATCACAGGAGACGAAGAATACATTGGATTCATCACTCTCTCTTTCTAAGAGCTTAATGGGAGCACCATTAGGAACAGTAGCACACAAAAGTCATAATGATAGTAATATCAAAGGACTAAACTCGTCTTCGTCGTCATCATCGTCATCTCAATATCACTGCAGCTCGTTTGGTGATCAAGATATCATTGATGATTACGAGTTAGCTCAACGTAAAGCTGCAGAAGCAG CATGGAGAAGGTATCAAGCAGTGGAATGGCTACAGAAGATGATGGACCAAGGTGCTTCAGAATCCTATTTACTCCCCAAACAACCCACAGAAGAGGAATTCTCTCTCGCCCTTCGCAATGGCCTTATCCTCTGCAATGTTCTCAACAAGGTCAACCCTGGTGCCATCTCAAAG GTGGTGGAGAATCCCATCTTAACAGTTCAGTCGGCTGATGGGGCAGCTCAATCTGCTATTCAGTACTTCGAAAACATGAGAaatttccttgttgctgttgGCAATATGAAACTACTGACTTTTGAAGCGTCTGATTTGGAGAAG GGAGGTTCATCAGCTAAGGTTGTTGATTGTATACTATGTTTGAAAGGATATCATGAGTGGAAAGAAGCTGGTGGAATTGGAGTATGGAGATATGGTGGGACTGTAAAGATAACCTCCTTACAAAAGGAGTCATCTTCTTCCTTGTCTTTGATCTGCTCCAGTGAAAGTACAGATGAGTCCATTGATGATTCTGTTTCCTCAAATGAATATGACCAACAAATACTAGAATTTCTTCATCTCTccagtgatattttacttgaagaATCTAAAGCAGCTGATGCACTGACTTTCCTCTTTGATCGTTTTGGCCTTGAGCTCCTTCGAACATATCTTACTGATCGTAATGGATTTGACCAAACACCTTTAAATACAATG CTCATTGATGCTGTTCTTAGGAAGGTGGTTCACGATTTTAGGAGGTTACTAACTTTGCATGGTAATCAG CTTGGATTGGTTCTGAAGCAGAGTCTGAAAGGTGATTTGGATTCTGTTTCAAAGGCAGAATTCATCGAGGCCATTTCGAAGTATCTCAAGCAAAGAATTTCTGAGGATTCAAATGATTTTTCAAAACTCTGCATTTGTGGTGGACAATCTGGAGAAATCCAGGTTACGAGTAGTCACAATGCTAATTATTTGGAAAGACTCGATCAACAACAAAAACTACTTGAG GAGCTAAAATCTGCATTTCAAGTGTCTAATGCTGACGCTAAGCAGGTTATATCAAACTGGGAAGGTGAAGTTAAAAGGCTAG AACATCATATACAAGGTCTTGAAGTTACTTCATCATCTTACCACAAAGTTCTCGGGGAAAATCGTCTCTTATATAATCAAGTACAAGATCTCAAAG GGAGTATCAGAGTATACTGCAGAGTGAGACCATTTTTGCCAGGGCAAGTAAGTGGACAGTCAACGGTAGATTATATTGGAGAAAATGGAAATATCATGATCATGAATCCTCATAAGCAAGGAAAAGATGCTAGGAAGATATTTTCATTCAACAAAGTGTTCGGGACAAATGTAACCCAAG AGGAAGTGTTTGCTGACACCCAGCCACTAATTAGATCAGTTTTAGACGGTTTTAATGTTTGCATATTTGCTTATGGGCAAACAGGCTCCGGAAAAACGTACACAATG AGCGGGCCAGATATAAGCACAGAGGGAACATGGGGTGTAAATTATAGAGCTCTGAGAGACTTGTTTGAATTATCAAAGTCTAGGATAAACTTCGTCTCATATGAAGTTAGCGTACAAATGATCGAAATATACAACGAGCAAGTGAGAGATCTCCTGATAACTGATGGCTCTAACAAAAG GTTAGATATTCGGAATAATTCTCAATTGAATGGCCTCAATATACCTGATGCAAGTTTGATTCCAGTGACTTCTACTCGGGACGTCCTGGATTTGATGAGAATAGGTCAACGAAATCGTGCAGTGGGTGCTACAGCACTAAATGAACGTAGTAGTCGTTCCCACAG TGTATTAACAGTTCATGTTCAAGGGAAGGAACTAATCTCTGGATCCACTCTCCGAGGTTGCCTTCATCTAGTAGATTTAGCTGGAAGTGAGCGCGTAGACAAATCTGAGGCTGTTGGAGACAGATTAAAAGAAGCCCAGCACATTAATAGATCACTATCTGCGCTTGGGGATGTTATATACTCCCTTGCACAAAAAAGTACACATATTCCTTATAGAAATAGCAAGCTAACTCAAGTACTGCAAGACTCTTTAGGAGGACAGGCAAAAACTTTGATGTTTGTTCATATAAATCCCGAAGTTAGCTCTATTGGAGAAACAATTAGCACACTGAAATTTGCTGAAAGAGTAGCTTCTATAGAGCTTGGAGCAGCTCGTTCCAATAAAGAAACTGGCGAAATACGAGAACTGAAGGAAGAG CTCTCAAACCTCAAATTGGCGTTGGAAAGAAAAGAGGCAGAGGTGGAGCAATTAAAAAGTGGTAATGTTCGGGCAGGATTGGAGTCCCAAAGATTGAGAACAGTCTCACCTCTAAGTTTGCCTAGACATGGTATTAAATCTAGCTTAAAACCTGAAAGTGTTCAACAACCTATTGATGGGGTAAGACCCAGTGAG GTAAGAAGTTGCTCTACGGGGAAAGAAAGGAGGAGTCGCTTTCCCTCAGGAACCACAAACAAGGATCCTATTCCTATGACGCAGTTCCTTCCAGAAGAAGGTGTTACAAGGTCCGGGAAGGCAAGGCTGGCATCCTCACCTTTGAGGAGATCAATGTCCACTGACCGAGCTGCCTTCATTAGAAACAGGCCCGAACCAGACACACTCGACAACAAACAAACCACAGCACAAGTGCAGATCCCAAGGAGAGCAGCTGTTAATAAATCTTGTGCTTCTATAACTTTGGTCCTACCAAAAGAGAACCATAATAACGTGTCCGATGCTTACAACCTCCACTCAAGAAAATTTCACCATGAGCACGAGGATGAGCAGTTTAAGCAAGTTCTGAATGTTAGAGCAGGTGGCATCAGGAAAAGCAAACCTGAGAGTAAGACTCGGGCTAAACATCAAAACTCAACTGGAATTCAGAGGACCGATATCGCAGATTCATTACTTTCTGAAATAGAAACAGAAAGGAAACCAGAAGTGGCACGCAAAACTGATTCATCAGAAATGGTAAATGAACATGGGTACATTCGATCCTTCGCACCTGTTAGTAAAGCCGTTAAAAAGCTCCGCCAAAACTTTGCAAGGAGTTCTCAAAATCTTGAACCCAG GAGTATAGTGCAAGGCTTTCAGGCAATGGAGCCAATTCTGACAACAGGGAAGAGCGAGAACAAGCTTAATCAGAACGGTATAATTCCCAATGGAAAAGAAAGCAGTGCCATTTCTTCGGCGCCTAACAACAGAAGAGGCCGGTCTTCACCTCACAGCAAATTTGTAACATTACCTTGA
- the LOC113332919 gene encoding uncharacterized protein LOC113332919, with protein sequence MMGANNLYRIQSMPDTSAAAKLTEDPSAANKAAECTVTCVYETRLFEVTRRIMITWSKNLINVSLNIAVHNPGNENECTCKIDFKPWPFWSKKGFKSFELEEKRVNVYWDLRSAKFTGSPEPSADYYVALVSEDEVVLLLGDIKKKAYKRTKSRPSLVDATLIYKKENIFGKKCFSTRAKFDQNSRKEHDIVVENSLTGPRDPEMWISIDGIVVIHVTNLQWKFRGNETVIVNKSPVQVYWDVHDWLFGNPSGHGMFIFRLGRPEYSAGGSETCDGSSARGTDTYVSADSRPTTTPDFSLFIYAWKIE encoded by the coding sequence ATGATGGGTGCTAATAATCTTTATCGAATTCAATCAATGCCTGACACTTCAGCGGCAGCAAAATTAACAGAAGACCCGTCAGCAGCGAATAAGGCAGCAGAATGCACGGTTACATGCGTCTATGAAACAAGGCTCTTCGAGGTTACCCGTAGGATAATGATAACATGGTCTAAAAATTTGATCAATGTCTCTCTAAACATAGCTGTTCATAATCCGGGTAATGAAAATGAGTGCACGTGCAAAATTGATTTTAAGCCATGGCCATTTTGGAGCAAAAAAGGGTTCAAGTCATTCGAATTGGAAGAAAAACGAGTAAATGTATATTGGGATCTTCGTTCAGCGAAATTCACAGGTAGTCCTGAGCCTTCAGCAGATTATTATGTTGCATTGGTATCAGAAGATGAGGTTGTTTTGCTGTTGGGAGATATAAAGAAAAAAGCATACAAAAGAACCAAATCTAGACCTTCATTAGTAGATGCTACATTGATTTATAAGAAAGAAAACATCTTTGGGAAGAAATGTTTTTCAACAAGAGCAAAATTTGATCAAAACAGCAGAAAAGAACATGATATTGTTGTTGAAAACTCATTAACTGGTCCAAGAGATCCAGAGATGTGGATTAGCATTGACGGAATAGTTGTAATTCATGTTACAAATTTGCAATGGAAATTTAGAGGAAATGAGACTGTCATTGTTAACAAGTCACCCGTGCAAGTTTATTGGGATGTTCATGATTGGTTATTCGGTAATCCTTCAGGTCATGGGATGTTCATCTTTCGTCTTGGCAGGCCGGAATATAGTGCAGGTGGTAGTGAGACTTGTGATGGTAGTAGTGCCCGTGGTACTGATACCTATGTATCTGCAGACAGCCGACCGACAACTACGCCTGATTTCAGCCTCTTCATATATGCATGGAAGATTGAATGA